In one window of Eggerthella guodeyinii DNA:
- a CDS encoding 4Fe-4S dicluster domain-containing protein, with the protein MTRHIIDIDLDSCIGCHSCAVVCKQENNVGLGTFYNKVLTVGPSGTYPDLEMYYLPVSCQHCDDPECVHVCPTGASYKREDGVVLVDHSKCIGCQYCVMACPYGVRTYDEGKDKGVIEKCTMCAHLIDKGEKPACVKHCPGQARKFGDLDDPESDVSKLRASKKTYKLKDVGNHPGVDYAMDKCAWKGDE; encoded by the coding sequence ATGACTCGCCACATTATTGATATCGACCTCGATAGCTGCATCGGCTGCCACTCCTGCGCCGTCGTGTGCAAGCAGGAGAACAACGTGGGGCTGGGCACGTTCTACAACAAGGTGCTGACGGTGGGTCCCTCGGGAACCTATCCCGACCTGGAGATGTACTACCTGCCCGTGTCGTGCCAGCATTGCGACGACCCGGAGTGCGTGCACGTGTGCCCCACCGGCGCCAGCTACAAGCGCGAGGACGGCGTGGTGCTGGTTGACCACAGCAAGTGCATCGGCTGCCAGTACTGCGTCATGGCCTGCCCCTACGGCGTGCGCACCTACGACGAGGGCAAGGACAAGGGCGTCATCGAGAAGTGCACGATGTGCGCGCACCTCATCGACAAGGGCGAGAAGCCGGCGTGCGTGAAGCACTGCCCCGGACAGGCGCGCAAATTCGGCGATCTGGACGATCCCGAGTCCGACGTGTCGAAGCTGCGCGCGTCCAAGAAGACCTACAAGCTGAAGGACGTGGGGAACCATCCGGGCGTGGACTACGCCATGGACAAGTGCGCCTGGAAGGGAGATGAGTAA
- a CDS encoding dimethyl sulfoxide reductase anchor subunit family protein gives MEIQWPLLIFSVLLGVTSGSFVFLAVGELRGKFREVRFTGALIAFICLAVGGCVSVLHMGHPERATHLLGNLGSGLSKELFVVAIMGIVALVYLILAKKDYPGVSKVFGILGGVIGLVLPFVAGASYLIAARPAWDSVALPLMFLGAGLALGMTLMAGLVLLRGKASEEGGFALKLALAGVVIMAVTAVAYVVWIAIAPYQAPSRSIERLISGDMALMFWTGVVVIGIVVPVALTVLACIQATKGEGSSGTVSPNQLAMYMFAACACTAIGTIVLRIVMYAVGTSVEQFIYH, from the coding sequence ATGGAAATCCAGTGGCCACTTCTGATTTTCAGCGTGCTGTTGGGCGTCACGTCGGGTTCGTTCGTGTTCCTGGCCGTGGGCGAGCTGCGCGGCAAGTTTCGCGAAGTGCGGTTCACGGGGGCTTTGATCGCCTTCATCTGCCTGGCCGTGGGCGGCTGCGTGTCGGTGCTGCACATGGGGCACCCGGAGCGCGCGACGCATCTGCTGGGCAACCTGGGCTCCGGGCTGTCGAAGGAGCTGTTCGTCGTCGCCATCATGGGCATCGTCGCTTTGGTGTACCTCATCCTGGCGAAGAAGGACTACCCCGGCGTGTCGAAGGTGTTCGGCATCCTGGGCGGCGTCATCGGCCTCGTGCTGCCGTTCGTGGCGGGCGCGTCGTACCTGATCGCCGCGCGTCCCGCTTGGGATAGCGTCGCGTTGCCGCTGATGTTCTTGGGCGCCGGTCTGGCTTTGGGCATGACGCTGATGGCCGGCCTCGTGCTGCTGCGCGGCAAGGCTTCCGAAGAGGGCGGCTTCGCGCTGAAGCTGGCGCTGGCGGGCGTCGTGATTATGGCGGTGACGGCGGTTGCGTACGTGGTGTGGATCGCCATCGCGCCGTACCAGGCCCCCTCGCGCTCCATCGAGCGTTTGATCTCGGGCGACATGGCGCTGATGTTCTGGACCGGCGTCGTGGTGATCGGCATCGTGGTGCCGGTTGCGCTGACCGTGCTCGCCTGCATCCAGGCGACGAAGGGCGAAGGCTCCTCGGGCACCGTGTCGCCTAATCAGCTGGCGATGTATATGTTCGCCGCCTGCGCCTGCACCGCCATCGGTACCATCGTCCTGCGCATCGTGATGTATGCCGTGGGAACCAGCGTGGAGCAGTTCATCTACCACTGA